In Silene latifolia isolate original U9 population chromosome 3, ASM4854445v1, whole genome shotgun sequence, a single window of DNA contains:
- the LOC141648224 gene encoding putative serine/threonine-protein kinase PBL21: protein MGCFSFLVSRKKVVKIEDTDRARSANLASENASKDAHFGGTRAYDMAARAKSPAKSFSYRELCIATGMFNCANKIGEGGFGKVFKGRLETGEIVAIKQLNHEGLQGSQEFIIEVLMLSLLHHPNLMRLKGYCTDGDEKLLVYEYMPKGSLEDLLFDLSPDKVPLDWNTRIKIAVGTARGLEYLHCTANPPVIFRDLKPANILLDNEFNVRLSDFGLAKLGPVGDNTHVSTRVMGTYGYCAPEYAMSGKLAIKSDIYSLGVVLLELITGRKAIDANRSRAEQNLVNWSRPFFKDRRKFGQLADPAMEGRFPTRCFHHAIAITAMCLQEQPTFRPLITDVLVALEYLASQPYNPEAGSSGNRSPLQPSPMQRDRSRF, encoded by the exons ATGGGTTGCTTTTCATTCCTTGTTTCacgcaaaaaagttgtcaagatTGAAGATACTGATAGAGCTCGATCTGCTAATCTTGCTTCAG AAAATGCTAGCAAGGATGCACATTTTGGTGGTACTAGAGCTTATGACATGGCTGCCCGAGCTAAAAGTCCAGCGAAAAGCTTTTCATACCGCGAACTTTGTATTGCAACTGGGATGTTTAATTGTGCTAATAAGATTGGTGAAGGTGGATTTGGGAAGGTTTTCAAGGGAAGGCTTGAGACAGGGGAG ATTGTGGCAATCAAACAATTAAATCATGAAGGACTGCAAGGAAGTCAGGAATTCATAATTGAAGTCCTCATGCTAAGCCTTCTTCACCACCCAAACCTCATGAGACTAAAAGGCTACTGCACTGATGGTGATGAAAAACTCTTAGTTTACGAGTACATGCCTAAGGGTAGCTTGGAAGACCTTTTATTCG ACTTGAGCCCTGATAAGGTTCCCTTAGACTGGAACACTCGCATAAAGATAGCAGTCGGTACAGCTAGAGGTCTGGAGTATCTTCACTGCACAGCCAATCCACCTGTAATCTTTCGCGACCTGAAACCAGCAAATATACTGCTCGACAATGAGTTTAATGTTAGGCTCTCTGACTTTGGACTTGCCAAGCTAGGACCTGTTGGCGACAACACCCATGTCTCAACTCGAGTCATGGGAACTTATGGATATTGTGCCCCAGAGTATGCTATGAGTGGAAAACTGGCAATAAAATCCGACATTTACAGCCTGGGTGTCGTTCTTTTGGAACTTATCACTGGACGGAAGGCAATTGATGCTAACAGGAGTCGTGCTGAGCAGAACTTAGTTAACTGG TCTCGCCCTTTCTTCAAGGACCGGAGGAAGTTTGGACAGCTGGCAGACCCGGCAATGGAGGGTCGATTTCCAACGCGGTGTTTCCATCACGCTATCGCAATAACTGCCATGTGTCTCCAAGAACAGCCCACTTTCCGGCCCCTCATTACTGATGTGCTTGTGGCACTTGAATATTTAGCTTCTCAACCTTACAATCCCGAAGCAGGTAGTTCAGGAAACCGATCCCCTTTGCAACCTTCACCCATGCAACGAGATCGAAGTAGATTCTAG